From the Mycobacteriales bacterium genome, one window contains:
- a CDS encoding sigma-E factor regulatory protein RseB domain-containing protein — protein sequence MALSPAARHRARYLVPLGAAVVTAGVVLVPQAASGVTHPHLPARTAAQLLAAMERAPLPHFSGTVVETARLGLPDIGDSQLAGDMTPAGHDGLTEIVTLLSGSHTAQVAYGGPDKQRLAIFLSDLSEMDVVHNGDDIWTYSSDSNSVTHNTLEGRAADHSAAKAPEPDVTTAMDPAKAAERALAEIDPSTAVTVDRTAEVAGRPAYQVDLTPRDANTLVGSVRIALDSATSLPLRVQIWSRDDASDPAFEVGFTSISMSAPSASTFDFTTPPTATTEPLPFSHSFAGSAEGGDSGTEAGGASVVGHNWTSVLVEHVAPPSAAAPGAPPQEPGLAQSLDQLGDRVAGGHVISTSLVTILVTDDNRILLGAVTPRYLEQLAASKAAQ from the coding sequence ATGGCACTTTCTCCCGCCGCGCGTCACCGGGCGCGCTACCTCGTCCCACTCGGTGCGGCCGTCGTCACGGCCGGTGTCGTCCTCGTCCCGCAGGCAGCGTCGGGCGTCACCCACCCTCACCTGCCGGCCCGCACCGCGGCGCAGCTGCTCGCGGCCATGGAGAGGGCCCCGTTGCCGCACTTCAGCGGGACGGTGGTCGAGACCGCGCGGCTGGGGTTGCCCGACATCGGGGACAGCCAGCTCGCCGGAGACATGACCCCGGCGGGGCACGACGGGCTGACCGAGATCGTGACGCTGCTCAGCGGCTCGCACACCGCCCAGGTCGCCTACGGCGGTCCGGACAAGCAGCGACTCGCGATCTTCCTGTCCGACCTGTCCGAGATGGATGTCGTCCACAACGGCGACGACATCTGGACCTACTCCAGCGACAGCAACTCCGTGACCCACAACACCCTCGAGGGCCGGGCGGCGGACCACTCCGCGGCCAAGGCACCCGAGCCAGACGTGACGACGGCGATGGACCCGGCCAAGGCCGCCGAGCGCGCACTCGCGGAGATCGACCCGTCCACCGCGGTGACGGTGGACCGTACGGCGGAGGTCGCAGGCCGCCCGGCCTACCAGGTCGACCTCACGCCGCGCGACGCCAACACCCTGGTCGGCTCGGTGCGGATCGCGCTCGACTCGGCCACCTCGCTGCCGCTGCGGGTGCAGATCTGGTCGCGCGACGACGCGTCCGACCCGGCGTTCGAAGTCGGGTTCACGAGCATCTCGATGTCGGCGCCGAGCGCCTCGACCTTCGACTTCACGACACCGCCGACCGCGACAACCGAGCCGCTGCCGTTCAGCCACTCCTTCGCAGGCTCGGCTGAAGGCGGCGACTCAGGTACCGAAGCCGGCGGCGCCTCCGTCGTCGGGCACAACTGGACCTCGGTCCTCGTCGAGCACGTCGCACCACCGTCTGCCGCTGCCCCTGGCGCGCCGCCGCAGGAACCGGGACTCGCGCAGTCCCTCGACCAGCTCGGCGACCGCGTCGCCGGCGGCCATGTGATCTCGACCTCGTTGGTCACGATCCTGGTGACCGACGACAACCGGATCCTGCTCGGCGCGGTGACACCGCGCTATCTCGAGCAGCTCGCCGCAAGCAAGGCAGCGCAGTGA